Proteins encoded within one genomic window of Rhododendron vialii isolate Sample 1 chromosome 1a, ASM3025357v1:
- the LOC131298552 gene encoding signal peptide peptidase-like isoform X2, translating into MKNRERAANIALAGLTLAPLVLKVDPNLNVILTACLAVYVGCYRSIKSTPPSETMSNEHAMRFPLVGSVMLLSLFLLFKFVSKDLVNAVLTCYFFVLGIVALSATLLPAIRRFLPKQWNEDLIIWRFPYFRSLEVEFTRSQIIAAIPGTFFCAWYASQKHWLANNILGLAFCIQGIEMLSLGSFKTGAILLGGLFVYDIFWVFFTPVMVSVAKSFDAPIKLLFPTADSARPFSMLGLGDIVIPGIFVALALRFDVSRGKESQYFNSAFLGYTFGLVLTIIVMNWFQAAQPALLYIVPAVVGFLAAHCIWNGDVKQLLEFDESKTATISEDGDSTSSKKVE; encoded by the exons ATGAAGAACAGAGAGCGTGCTGCTAACATTGCTCTAGCAG GTTTAACTTTGGCACCACTGGTTCTGAAGGTAGATCCAAATTTAAATGTCATTTTGACTGCTTGCCTCGCAGTTTATGTGGGTTGCTACCGTTCCATCAAATCAACTCCTCCTTCA GAGACAATGTCTAATGAACATGCTATGCGGTTCCCTTTGGTCGGGAGTGTGATGCTGTTATCACTATTCCTACTCTTTAAGTTTGTGTCGAAGGACTTGGTTAATGCTGTTTTGACATGCTACTTCTTTGTACTCGGGATTGTCGCTCTTTC AGCGACACTTTTACCTGCAATCAGACGTTTTCTGCCAAAGCAGTGGAACGAGGACCTTATAATCTGGCGATTTCCGTATTTTCGTT CTTTGGAGGTTGAGTTTACAAGGTCTCAGATCATTGCTGCAATACCTGGAACTTTCTTCTGTGCATGGTATGCATCACAGAAGCATTGGCTGGCAAACAATATATTAGGCCTTGCATTCTGCATTCAG GGCATAGAAATGCTTTCGTTGGGTTCATTTAAGACTGGTGCCATCCTTTTG GGTGGACTTTTTGTATATGATATTTTCTGGGTTTTCTTTACTCCTGTGATGGTTAGCGTTGCAAAATCTTTCGATGCTCCTATTAAG CTTTTATTCCCCACTGCCGATTCGGCACGTCCATTTTCGATGCTTGGACTTGGGGATATAGTGATTCCAG GTATTTTTGTCGCATTGGCCTTGCGGTTCGATGTGTCCAGGGGGAAAGAGAGCCAGTATTTCAATAGTGCTTTTCTGGGATATACCTTTGGTTTAGTCCTTACAATTATTGTCATGAATTGGTTCCAAGCTGCACAG CCTGCACTGCTATACATAGTACCAGCTGTTGTTGGATTTTTGGCAGCTCATTGCATATGGAATGGTGATGTAAAACAG CTGTTGGAGTTTGATGAATCTAAGACTGCTACTATATCTGAAGATGGTGATTCCACATCAAGCAAGAAAGTGGAGTGA
- the LOC131298552 gene encoding signal peptide peptidase-like isoform X1, which yields MMIIAIGLCDNGSRRYIEKSKNLAPKATVFKMKNRERAANIALAGLTLAPLVLKVDPNLNVILTACLAVYVGCYRSIKSTPPSETMSNEHAMRFPLVGSVMLLSLFLLFKFVSKDLVNAVLTCYFFVLGIVALSATLLPAIRRFLPKQWNEDLIIWRFPYFRSLEVEFTRSQIIAAIPGTFFCAWYASQKHWLANNILGLAFCIQGIEMLSLGSFKTGAILLGGLFVYDIFWVFFTPVMVSVAKSFDAPIKLLFPTADSARPFSMLGLGDIVIPGIFVALALRFDVSRGKESQYFNSAFLGYTFGLVLTIIVMNWFQAAQPALLYIVPAVVGFLAAHCIWNGDVKQLLEFDESKTATISEDGDSTSSKKVE from the exons ATGATGATTATCGCAATTGg TCTGTGCGATAACGGTAGCAGGCGTTACattgagaaaagtaaaaatcttGCGCCAAAAGCGACAGTTTTTAAGATGAAGAACAGAGAGCGTGCTGCTAACATTGCTCTAGCAG GTTTAACTTTGGCACCACTGGTTCTGAAGGTAGATCCAAATTTAAATGTCATTTTGACTGCTTGCCTCGCAGTTTATGTGGGTTGCTACCGTTCCATCAAATCAACTCCTCCTTCA GAGACAATGTCTAATGAACATGCTATGCGGTTCCCTTTGGTCGGGAGTGTGATGCTGTTATCACTATTCCTACTCTTTAAGTTTGTGTCGAAGGACTTGGTTAATGCTGTTTTGACATGCTACTTCTTTGTACTCGGGATTGTCGCTCTTTC AGCGACACTTTTACCTGCAATCAGACGTTTTCTGCCAAAGCAGTGGAACGAGGACCTTATAATCTGGCGATTTCCGTATTTTCGTT CTTTGGAGGTTGAGTTTACAAGGTCTCAGATCATTGCTGCAATACCTGGAACTTTCTTCTGTGCATGGTATGCATCACAGAAGCATTGGCTGGCAAACAATATATTAGGCCTTGCATTCTGCATTCAG GGCATAGAAATGCTTTCGTTGGGTTCATTTAAGACTGGTGCCATCCTTTTG GGTGGACTTTTTGTATATGATATTTTCTGGGTTTTCTTTACTCCTGTGATGGTTAGCGTTGCAAAATCTTTCGATGCTCCTATTAAG CTTTTATTCCCCACTGCCGATTCGGCACGTCCATTTTCGATGCTTGGACTTGGGGATATAGTGATTCCAG GTATTTTTGTCGCATTGGCCTTGCGGTTCGATGTGTCCAGGGGGAAAGAGAGCCAGTATTTCAATAGTGCTTTTCTGGGATATACCTTTGGTTTAGTCCTTACAATTATTGTCATGAATTGGTTCCAAGCTGCACAG CCTGCACTGCTATACATAGTACCAGCTGTTGTTGGATTTTTGGCAGCTCATTGCATATGGAATGGTGATGTAAAACAG CTGTTGGAGTTTGATGAATCTAAGACTGCTACTATATCTGAAGATGGTGATTCCACATCAAGCAAGAAAGTGGAGTGA